The following DNA comes from Chelmon rostratus isolate fCheRos1 chromosome 3, fCheRos1.pri, whole genome shotgun sequence.
TGTAATGGTTTGTTATAAGTCAAACTACCGAGCAGTATATACAAATACACCTGAAATTATTAGTTGATTAACCAATTGACAAAAAATTAATTGGCAATGAGCTTGATAATTTCAATCATTCTTACTTAGAGTACTTTAAATACTTCAGCTACATTTTCCTGATCACACATACTTCTAATGTTTTCAATTCAGCACTTTTAATTGCAGTGGTGCAATTGAACACAAAATGGAAGCATTACAGCAACACTAGCACCCAAGAAATCCAACCCTTAAACATCAAAGAGGAATACCTGTTTGCATTTTCGAGGACAGAGCGGGTGAGAAAGCTCATCCACATCCCATCTCTCTTCCCCAAGATCCACTCCAGGATTCCTGCACGAGAAAATGGATCCACTCAGACGATGACAAGCAGTCACAAAACAGAGAATATCTCTCGAAATGCCTGTGGAGGTACTCACCGATGTATCCTCCATCGAGGCTGAAGCGCTCATTCATCGTCAGAGTGAACAGgtgctgggagagagagaggactcATCGATTTAATCTTTCACACATGTTGAACTGTGCAAGAGGTGTACACAAGTCAGCAGCTGTCACTGATGTTAAATACTGCCTTGTTTTGCTGGTTGAGTCGTCAGTTATAATACTAAATGACTTACAGGCTTGATGCCAGTCAGCATGCCAACATATCCAGCAAAGTTTGTGGATTTGAAGACAGTCTGGTTATTTCTCTTGAAGTCCAGGTTGACCAATAGAGGCTTCAGCTTCTCAGTAATGATCCATGACTTGTTTTTCACATCCCAGCTGTGAAGACAAGTCCATCTCATGAGATTTAATCTTACCCCCCATCAAGCttcaaatttgtgatttgtgggGTTATTCTTACCCCAGAAATAATCCAAAATCCAGATTTCTACCGTGAATGAGGTTACCTGTAAGAATGCAAAGCCCAAAAGCATCTCAGTACTGATGAAGCATTATTTTAAGTTAGCTAATCAACCTGATTCTAGACAATGACCTACCCTTATCGTCTTCTGCAACAACTGACGTGCACACAGTGAACACCTCATAGAACACGTTGAACAAGACAACTTCACCtggattatttaaaaaaaaaaaaaagaaagaaaagaggtcAATGTGGTATTTTTTCCAGTTAGAGAATTGAGAAGATCTGTGTTTACTTACCAAGAGGAATCCCAGAAGCAGCTGCAACTCCttttatttcatcactaaaAGGGTATGGGAGTGTGTCCGCCATCAGAGGCTGGAGAGGATAATAAACATACTGAATTCAAGAGGTCTtttgtgacaataaaaataCGTCAGTTATTCTGAGGATAACAGCTCAAGGAGACAAAGTGGCACTCACCAGCGTAATGTCGACCAGCTCTATCAGCCTCCCGCTGGGCACAAAAGCATCAGCCAAGTCTTTGATGGCCTGAATCATGGTGACCAGCTTAAGAGAAAAAGATCACAGTCAAAAACAAAGGTGACATTTGTGTGAGACCACTTTAAAGTACATCCCAGAGTTCTTACATCTGCTTTTTTGTCAGTAATCAGAGCTGTCCATCTCTTGCTGGGTGGTAAATCGAGGTCCACTGTGTACCAACTGATGGCTCCTCTGAACCTGATCAGAAAGGAAAAGCTGCAAAACTACTGAAGCATAATGATGCAAATGATAACATCCTACTCACGTGACTGATCAGAAGAGattcttatttttactgttttgaatTAACTTGACACGTAATGCCTCCAGCTAATTGCAGCACCTAAGTCTATTGGAGCAGTTTATACATTTTACACTGTTTGTTGATAATTTATAGACTTCACAATTAATGTTTACATAATGGGAACGGAAAAAAATTAATTGCTGATTTAAGTtttgagaaggaaaaaaaaattattctAAAGGGAATGTACACAA
Coding sequences within:
- the asah1b gene encoding acid ceramidase, which gives rise to MGHCVFLILAALLSVVSTQFIPPYTEECRSEMYPPKGPTFRGAISWYTVDLDLPPSKRWTALITDKKADLVTMIQAIKDLADAFVPSGRLIELVDITLPLMADTLPYPFSDEIKGVAAASGIPLGEVVLFNVFYEVFTVCTSVVAEDDKGNLIHGRNLDFGLFLGWDVKNKSWIITEKLKPLLVNLDFKRNNQTVFKSTNFAGYVGMLTGIKPHLFTLTMNERFSLDGGYIGILEWILGKRDGMWMSFLTRSVLENANSYEEAKTSLAQTKLLAPAYFILGGNRTGQGCIITRSRELSIDILEIDLKLGRWYVLETNYDHWKEPLFLDDRRTPAMKCMNQTAQKNISLKTMYNVLSTKPVLNKLTTYTTLMQVSEGKLESYVRDCPNPCMPW